The Pyrococcus horikoshii OT3 genome includes a window with the following:
- a CDS encoding ABC transporter permease: MGSMKVYIIKRSIQLILVIFFVLFLNFIIINAAPGNPAQLMAGEYSTEEYIKAIEARWGLDKPIHIRFLIYMKNLLHGDLGYSYRYLEPVSKLIMERIGKTLLLTVPSIILAFLVGVWLARIAARKPGGKLDVSLSIITLIFYSMPSFWLGLLLILVFGVKLGILPIAGMTNIRAVYSSSWDKAFDILKHMVLPVTTLMLIQIPAYFRITRGAIIEQSTEDYVKTFDAVGFSKKHIFNKYIFRNAILPPVTILGLRLGYAFSGAALVEIVFGWPGMGRLLLDAAFARDYPLIMGIYLVIAVSVAVAIFITDLLYAVLDPRIRY, translated from the coding sequence ATGGGATCAATGAAGGTTTATATTATAAAGAGGAGTATTCAACTCATCCTGGTAATATTCTTCGTCTTGTTCTTAAATTTTATAATAATAAATGCCGCTCCTGGTAATCCCGCTCAACTCATGGCTGGAGAGTATAGTACAGAGGAATATATTAAGGCAATAGAAGCCCGATGGGGATTAGATAAACCTATTCACATTAGATTCTTGATATACATGAAAAACCTCCTGCATGGGGATTTAGGATATTCTTATAGATATCTTGAACCAGTTTCAAAACTTATAATGGAGAGAATTGGAAAAACCCTACTTCTCACAGTTCCAAGTATAATTTTGGCATTTCTAGTTGGAGTATGGCTTGCAAGAATAGCAGCGAGGAAGCCTGGAGGTAAGCTTGATGTATCGCTCTCTATAATAACTTTGATATTTTACTCAATGCCTTCATTTTGGCTTGGCCTGCTTTTAATCTTAGTATTTGGAGTTAAACTTGGAATTTTGCCAATAGCGGGAATGACTAATATTAGGGCCGTTTACTCAAGCTCTTGGGATAAGGCATTTGATATATTAAAACATATGGTCCTCCCAGTTACGACGCTCATGCTAATTCAGATTCCAGCATACTTTAGGATTACTAGGGGAGCCATAATTGAACAGTCTACAGAGGATTATGTGAAAACCTTTGATGCGGTAGGGTTTTCAAAGAAGCACATTTTCAATAAATACATATTCAGAAACGCCATCTTACCTCCAGTTACCATTCTAGGTCTTAGGCTCGGTTATGCGTTTTCTGGTGCTGCCCTAGTTGAAATAGTTTTTGGATGGCCAGGAATGGGAAGACTATTGCTAGATGCTGCATTTGCAAGGGATTATCCTTTGATAATGGGAATTTATCTAGTGATTGCAGTTAGTGTAGCCGTTGCGATATTCATCACAGATCTATTGTATGCGGTTCTCGATCCTAGGATAAGGTATTAG
- the rgy gene encoding reverse gyrase, whose translation MKAIYRGMCPNCRGAITDERLSNKNPCEGCLSEPILSEDYNELIVAVRNALKLRGTLKDWEELYRLNKEVSEIEELFEKSTGFKFWSAQRTWVKRIIRGKSFSIIAPTGMGKSTFGAFISIYFATKGKKSYIVVPTTPLVIQTVKKIESMLEKANVSVRLVYYHGNLRKKEKEEALEKIRNGDFDILITSSQFLATRFKELLKDKKFDLIFVDDVDAFLKASKNIDRSLIMLGFSEEIIGRAWEVIKLKKQLAKLLQNEKKNEEEIEKLNKEIEKIEDEIEEYKRRNKIGILIVASATGSAKGDRIKLYRELLGFEVGSGRSVLRNIVDTYLLPEKPIEEHVVELLRKLGKGGLIFVPIDKGIEYAEELTDYLKSQGFKVELVSAKNKKGLELFEKGEIDYLVGVATYYGTLVRGLDLPHLIRFAIFTGVPKFRFSMDLEQPTIYRVLGLMSEILEFLPEEKKSEGEKLYARLRRLIRNIPQYELMKIEEALAEGLELEGFHNHVLEVFKQSVEFLREVLKDEEVIKKIAENPFLSLKEIEGKLYIEIPDVRTYIQASGRTSRLFAGGITKGLSVIIVDDQKVFNGLIRQMRWRFVEFDIKKFEEVNLKEVLKEIDRDREKVKLVIEGKISEQVKDLVKSALMIVESPNKARTIASFFGQPSKRKIGDLTAYEVSIGDKMLTILASGGHMFDLVTNEGYHGVLILKNNGKPYFVPVYDTIKRCRDCGHQFVDWEQKGVCPRCGSRNVHDALENVKAMRELALEVDEILIGTDPDTEGEKIAWDIRNVLAPYAPNIKRIEFHEVTRPAILRAIREARDINEDRVNAQLVRRIEDRWIGFELSQKLWEVFENRNLSAGRVQTPVLGWIVQRYKEFTESETDFLGIILENGINVTIENAKGEVREVEVKDVIIEEKDVNPLPPYTTDTMLQDASRFLGFSATKTMQLAQDLFEAGLCVTPDTLVSLSDGRIIEIREAVENSEESLLGINGLKPKEAKALKFWEIDWDGPIKVIKLKNGHEIKATPDHGLLVMRDGKIGWVSAKNIREGDYVAFIYNLGHRGGKKYTLPQLLKELGISEYENSSSQELNNREQEMDSKQISIELDERFWYIFGVILGKGTLKGDKVVIFQKDVKPVIEEALPFVRIFESADHIGFSHLILAEVFRRLGVGEGKLHSLVFGLREEYINAMIAGYFDASGTFLRRAVLTSKRGDILRMLSVYLYQIGIVNNLRRDEHAGVWELIISDLEKFREKIYPYLRIKKSQFDKVYSISKNEGDFLPVASIFRKLKFRDGFKNRILDEEIPRDEVAKVLEYAEDSPEKEFLNSLVEARVTWVRVEKIEERHYTGKLYDFTTTTENFISNGIVSHNCTYHRTDSIHVSNTGIEVAKEYITQEIGEEYFTPRKWGEEGAHEAIRPTRPIDTGRLIQLIRDGIITIPKNLTRDHFRLYDLIFRRFMASQMKPAKILYEKAIISTPFKDVEVEGYIDVLYDGWSKIKSLPLRQIPKLEKGQRLRVKEVKQWRAPKVSLYTQGDVIALMKERGIGRPSTYAKIVQTLLQRGYVIETKGKKKLVPTEKGIKVYQYLITKYKDLVSEERTRQLEKIMDMVEEAKADYQDVLNELYEEIKRYVR comes from the coding sequence ATGAAGGCGATTTATAGGGGAATGTGCCCCAACTGTAGAGGGGCAATAACTGATGAGAGACTTTCGAATAAAAATCCCTGTGAAGGTTGTCTTAGTGAGCCTATTCTATCTGAGGATTATAATGAGTTGATCGTTGCCGTTAGAAATGCCCTAAAGCTTAGAGGCACCTTGAAGGACTGGGAGGAGCTTTATAGATTAAATAAGGAAGTTAGTGAGATAGAGGAGTTATTTGAAAAGTCAACTGGATTTAAGTTCTGGAGCGCTCAGAGGACTTGGGTAAAGAGGATCATAAGGGGAAAAAGCTTCTCAATAATAGCTCCAACAGGAATGGGAAAAAGTACATTTGGGGCTTTTATTTCGATTTATTTTGCGACGAAAGGAAAAAAGAGCTACATAGTTGTTCCAACAACTCCTTTAGTAATTCAAACCGTTAAAAAAATAGAGAGCATGCTTGAAAAAGCAAACGTTTCCGTGAGGCTTGTATACTATCACGGGAACTTAAGGAAGAAAGAAAAGGAGGAAGCCCTAGAAAAGATAAGGAATGGAGATTTTGACATATTAATTACATCAAGCCAATTCTTGGCAACTAGATTCAAAGAGTTACTTAAAGACAAGAAGTTCGATTTAATCTTCGTTGATGACGTTGATGCATTCTTAAAAGCGAGTAAGAATATAGACAGATCTTTAATAATGCTTGGATTCAGTGAGGAGATAATAGGTAGGGCATGGGAAGTTATAAAGCTAAAGAAACAACTTGCAAAACTCCTTCAAAATGAGAAAAAGAACGAAGAGGAAATAGAGAAACTTAACAAAGAGATAGAAAAGATAGAGGATGAAATCGAGGAGTACAAAAGGAGGAATAAGATAGGGATCCTAATCGTAGCTTCAGCAACTGGTAGCGCAAAGGGAGATAGGATTAAACTTTACAGGGAACTCCTGGGATTTGAAGTTGGAAGTGGGAGGAGCGTTCTTAGGAACATAGTCGATACTTATTTGCTACCTGAAAAACCCATTGAGGAGCACGTTGTCGAACTGCTTAGGAAGCTTGGAAAGGGAGGATTAATCTTCGTTCCAATAGATAAGGGAATTGAGTATGCCGAGGAATTAACGGACTATCTTAAATCTCAGGGATTTAAAGTGGAGCTAGTGTCTGCTAAAAACAAGAAAGGCCTAGAGCTATTTGAAAAAGGTGAGATTGACTATTTAGTTGGAGTTGCCACTTATTACGGAACCCTTGTTAGGGGGCTTGATCTACCTCACCTCATCAGGTTTGCTATATTTACAGGAGTTCCAAAGTTCAGATTCTCTATGGATCTCGAGCAACCGACAATATACAGGGTTCTCGGTTTAATGAGCGAAATACTTGAGTTTTTACCTGAGGAGAAAAAGAGCGAAGGAGAAAAACTCTACGCTAGGCTGAGAAGGCTTATAAGGAATATTCCTCAGTACGAATTAATGAAAATAGAGGAAGCTCTGGCAGAAGGACTCGAGCTTGAAGGGTTTCACAATCACGTACTTGAGGTCTTTAAGCAATCCGTTGAGTTCTTGAGGGAAGTCCTCAAGGATGAAGAAGTCATAAAAAAGATCGCTGAGAATCCATTTTTAAGCTTAAAAGAGATAGAAGGGAAGCTTTACATTGAGATACCAGATGTAAGGACATACATCCAGGCCAGCGGTAGAACTTCCAGGCTATTTGCTGGGGGAATAACGAAGGGGCTTAGCGTGATTATAGTTGACGATCAGAAAGTTTTCAACGGTTTAATAAGGCAGATGCGCTGGCGCTTTGTCGAATTTGATATTAAGAAATTTGAGGAGGTAAACCTCAAAGAAGTTCTTAAGGAGATCGACAGGGATAGAGAGAAGGTTAAGCTCGTAATTGAGGGGAAGATAAGCGAGCAGGTAAAAGATCTAGTTAAATCAGCCCTTATGATAGTGGAGAGCCCCAATAAGGCTAGAACGATTGCAAGCTTCTTTGGGCAACCGAGCAAGAGAAAAATTGGAGATCTAACGGCATATGAAGTTAGCATAGGTGACAAGATGCTAACTATTTTAGCGAGCGGTGGGCACATGTTCGATCTGGTGACCAATGAAGGCTACCATGGAGTCTTAATACTGAAGAACAATGGAAAGCCGTACTTCGTCCCAGTTTATGACACTATAAAGAGGTGTAGGGATTGCGGTCACCAGTTCGTGGACTGGGAACAGAAAGGGGTTTGTCCAAGGTGCGGCAGCAGAAACGTTCATGATGCTTTAGAGAACGTTAAAGCAATGAGAGAACTAGCCCTCGAAGTTGATGAGATACTTATAGGAACGGATCCAGATACAGAGGGAGAAAAAATAGCCTGGGATATAAGGAACGTGCTAGCTCCATACGCTCCTAACATAAAGAGGATAGAGTTCCATGAAGTTACGAGACCAGCGATACTCAGAGCGATAAGGGAAGCCAGGGATATAAATGAAGACAGGGTAAATGCCCAGCTAGTAAGGAGGATCGAAGATAGGTGGATAGGGTTTGAATTAAGCCAGAAACTATGGGAAGTCTTTGAGAATAGGAACCTTTCAGCTGGAAGGGTTCAAACGCCAGTTCTAGGTTGGATAGTTCAGAGATATAAAGAATTCACCGAAAGCGAAACTGACTTCCTTGGAATAATACTTGAGAACGGAATAAACGTGACAATAGAGAATGCGAAAGGTGAAGTTAGGGAAGTAGAAGTTAAAGACGTAATAATAGAGGAGAAGGATGTAAATCCCCTTCCTCCCTATACAACCGATACCATGTTGCAGGATGCCTCTAGATTCCTGGGATTCTCAGCAACTAAGACTATGCAACTAGCCCAGGATCTGTTTGAGGCCGGTCTCTGTGTAACTCCCGATACACTCGTCAGCCTTTCTGATGGTAGGATTATAGAGATAAGAGAAGCGGTTGAAAACTCTGAGGAAAGTTTACTTGGTATAAACGGTCTCAAGCCGAAAGAGGCAAAGGCCCTTAAGTTCTGGGAGATAGATTGGGATGGTCCAATAAAAGTCATTAAACTGAAGAATGGACATGAAATTAAAGCAACCCCCGATCACGGACTTCTCGTAATGAGGGATGGCAAAATTGGATGGGTTTCCGCTAAGAACATCAGAGAGGGAGACTACGTCGCCTTTATCTATAATCTCGGCCACCGTGGTGGGAAGAAATATACCCTACCTCAACTTCTGAAGGAGCTCGGAATAAGTGAGTATGAGAATTCCTCCTCCCAGGAATTGAATAATCGTGAACAAGAGATGGACTCAAAGCAAATATCAATCGAGCTAGACGAGAGGTTCTGGTATATCTTCGGTGTAATCCTTGGGAAAGGAACCCTGAAAGGTGATAAAGTCGTAATATTCCAGAAGGATGTCAAACCAGTTATTGAAGAAGCCCTCCCCTTTGTTCGTATCTTTGAGTCTGCAGATCATATTGGCTTCTCACATCTGATCCTAGCCGAAGTCTTCAGGAGACTGGGTGTTGGAGAGGGGAAGCTCCATTCGCTGGTGTTTGGGTTACGCGAGGAGTATATCAATGCAATGATTGCGGGCTATTTTGATGCGAGTGGAACATTCTTAAGGAGAGCAGTATTGACATCAAAGAGAGGCGACATCCTTAGGATGCTTAGCGTTTATCTGTACCAGATTGGAATAGTTAACAACCTTAGAAGGGATGAACACGCGGGAGTTTGGGAGTTGATAATAAGTGACCTAGAGAAGTTTAGGGAGAAGATTTATCCATACCTAAGGATTAAAAAGTCCCAATTTGATAAAGTCTACTCGATATCGAAGAATGAGGGAGATTTCCTACCCGTTGCTTCCATCTTCAGAAAGCTAAAGTTTAGGGATGGCTTTAAGAACAGAATTTTAGACGAGGAAATTCCAAGGGATGAAGTTGCTAAAGTCCTTGAATACGCTGAAGATAGCCCTGAAAAGGAGTTTCTCAACTCTCTAGTTGAAGCGAGGGTTACCTGGGTTAGAGTAGAGAAAATTGAAGAGAGGCACTATACAGGAAAGCTCTACGACTTTACGACGACCACGGAGAACTTCATCTCGAATGGAATTGTTTCCCACAACTGCACTTACCATAGAACCGACAGCATACACGTGAGTAATACGGGAATAGAGGTAGCAAAGGAATACATAACCCAGGAAATTGGGGAGGAATACTTTACCCCAAGGAAGTGGGGTGAAGAAGGAGCTCACGAGGCGATAAGACCTACGAGGCCGATAGATACGGGAAGGTTGATACAGCTCATAAGGGATGGGATAATAACTATACCCAAGAACCTAACTAGGGATCACTTCAGGCTGTATGATTTAATATTTAGAAGGTTCATGGCAAGCCAGATGAAGCCTGCAAAGATACTTTATGAGAAAGCTATTATTTCAACACCATTTAAGGATGTAGAGGTTGAAGGCTACATAGATGTGCTTTACGATGGTTGGTCCAAGATAAAGTCCCTTCCGCTTAGACAGATACCCAAACTTGAGAAGGGTCAGAGACTAAGGGTTAAAGAGGTAAAACAGTGGAGGGCTCCCAAGGTCTCCCTCTACACTCAGGGAGATGTGATAGCGCTTATGAAGGAGAGGGGAATAGGAAGGCCATCAACGTATGCAAAAATAGTTCAAACCCTACTCCAGAGGGGATACGTCATAGAGACGAAGGGGAAGAAGAAGCTCGTTCCAACTGAGAAGGGGATAAAGGTATACCAGTATTTAATTACCAAATATAAGGATCTTGTTAGTGAGGAGAGGACGAGACAACTCGAGAAAATCATGGATATGGTGGAAGAAGCCAAGGCCGATTATCAAGATGTTCTAAATGAGCTTTATGAGGAGATTAAAAGATACGTAAGGTAA
- a CDS encoding ABC transporter permease: MVNKVFRALSEIKYTKTGLIGLILLLVLVVIALITPLLPLPDPQSTDFQPFLPPSKDHPMGTDNLGRDIFSRVLWGTRTSLLVGLVAAGLSAIIGVLVGGVAGYYGGTIDDILSRITEIFLVIPGFFLALLVVSIFGSSLLNIMIVLGLLIWPSNARLMRAQALSLKEREFIQALRVAGVSDLRIVLRHIIPNGIQPIIANTFLQMAGAIITEAGLSFIGLGDPNVVSWGKMIYEGQIYITTYWWVPIFPGVFLVLTVLALNLLGDGLLTLLNPKLRRAIGVS, translated from the coding sequence ATGGTGAATAAAGTTTTTAGAGCATTGTCTGAGATTAAATATACAAAAACAGGTCTCATAGGGTTAATTCTGCTGTTAGTATTAGTAGTTATAGCGTTAATAACGCCATTACTCCCATTACCAGATCCACAATCCACTGATTTTCAGCCCTTTTTGCCACCCTCAAAGGATCACCCGATGGGAACAGATAACCTCGGTAGAGATATCTTTAGTAGGGTTCTATGGGGGACAAGGACTTCCCTATTGGTGGGTTTAGTAGCGGCGGGTTTATCGGCTATAATAGGAGTTCTAGTCGGAGGGGTTGCGGGTTACTATGGGGGAACGATAGATGACATCCTAAGTAGGATAACTGAAATATTCCTGGTAATACCAGGATTTTTCCTAGCTCTCCTTGTGGTTTCAATTTTTGGAAGTAGCTTGCTTAACATTATGATAGTCCTTGGCCTATTAATTTGGCCCTCAAATGCAAGGCTTATGAGGGCTCAAGCCCTTTCATTAAAGGAAAGAGAATTTATTCAAGCCCTTAGAGTTGCCGGCGTGAGTGACCTGAGGATAGTTCTTAGGCATATAATACCAAATGGAATACAGCCGATAATAGCAAATACTTTCCTCCAAATGGCGGGGGCCATAATTACCGAAGCTGGACTTAGCTTCATAGGGCTTGGAGATCCAAACGTAGTGAGCTGGGGGAAAATGATATATGAGGGGCAGATATACATCACTACTTACTGGTGGGTACCTATATTCCCAGGAGTATTCCTGGTTCTAACGGTGTTAGCTTTGAACCTGCTTGGAGATGGGCTCTTAACTTTACTTAATCCAAAGCTTAGAAGAGCGATTGGGGTGAGTTAA
- a CDS encoding DUF134 domain-containing protein has translation MPFGWGRGRGRRRKMRMIRFPPQVRHFYPAIPSVGPPKPPIIMTYEEFEALRLVDYEGLTQEEAGRRMGISRGTVWRALTSARKKVAQMLVEGRELIILPQGNEIVRDEK, from the coding sequence ATGCCATTCGGATGGGGAAGAGGAAGGGGAAGAAGAAGGAAGATGAGGATGATAAGATTTCCCCCTCAAGTTAGACACTTCTATCCAGCAATCCCATCAGTGGGGCCTCCAAAACCTCCAATAATAATGACCTATGAAGAATTTGAAGCCCTTAGGCTAGTTGACTATGAAGGATTAACCCAGGAAGAAGCCGGGAGAAGAATGGGTATTTCTAGGGGAACAGTTTGGAGGGCCTTAACTTCAGCTCGAAAGAAAGTTGCACAAATGCTAGTGGAAGGGAGGGAGCTAATAATCCTTCCCCAGGGAAATGAGATAGTTCGTGATGAGAAATGA
- a CDS encoding helix-turn-helix transcriptional regulator, with the protein MRRIIALLLLTLFASFAYAENVKLTVFPDGYVKVSVKINVTKGENVSISLPFYEFSNLSVTLNGKEIPFILGENKIVVYSSGDGTLEVTYITPELTEKHGKTWKVILPFNDTKEVVLPNDAVIVGLSGIPISIRDNAVIMPKGEQYIEYITPHIATSSSTGNNVDLTLEGILTLTSFALGLILGAYGSKIRILFSRGVTLDDLARKYNLNKEEQDVLLYILEQGGRVRQADIRNDLGIPRTTTWRILKRLEKNGLVRLLKINNETHVELRVKIKG; encoded by the coding sequence ATGAGAAGGATCATTGCCTTGCTCCTTTTGACGCTTTTTGCAAGCTTTGCATATGCTGAAAATGTTAAGCTAACTGTATTTCCGGATGGATATGTTAAAGTTTCAGTCAAGATTAACGTTACTAAAGGGGAAAACGTTTCTATTTCCCTTCCATTCTATGAATTTTCGAACTTAAGCGTAACGTTAAATGGAAAAGAGATCCCTTTCATCCTGGGGGAGAATAAAATAGTAGTTTACTCAAGTGGCGATGGAACCCTTGAAGTTACTTACATAACCCCCGAGTTAACTGAAAAGCATGGAAAGACATGGAAAGTTATTCTCCCTTTCAATGATACTAAAGAAGTTGTCTTACCAAACGATGCGGTAATAGTTGGTCTCTCGGGGATCCCTATTTCCATAAGGGATAATGCTGTAATCATGCCCAAGGGAGAACAGTATATAGAATATATAACCCCCCACATTGCCACCTCCAGTTCCACTGGTAATAATGTAGATTTAACCTTAGAAGGAATTTTAACCTTGACGTCATTCGCTCTTGGTCTTATTTTAGGCGCTTATGGAAGTAAAATTCGAATTTTATTTAGTAGAGGGGTCACACTAGATGATCTAGCTAGAAAGTATAATTTAAACAAGGAAGAGCAGGATGTTTTGCTTTATATACTGGAGCAAGGTGGGAGAGTAAGACAGGCGGATATAAGGAACGATTTAGGCATCCCGAGAACTACAACTTGGAGGATTCTAAAGAGGCTTGAAAAGAATGGCCTTGTAAGGCTTTTAAAGATTAACAATGAAACACATGTTGAGCTAAGGGTTAAAATAAAAGGTTAA
- a CDS encoding ABC transporter substrate-binding protein translates to MKKRSLFVITLFLVLVVSQLGIAKASEVKVFPGVKRIGGTLIVLYWGDPKSFNPDAQVDDAGYGIANQIFCKLVTLDRDYNVIPDLAYKWEISDDGKVYTFYLNPNATWHDGVPVTAEDVKWTFEAIKKYKGIAYGIIHADNIEKIEVVDNYTVRFYLKEPFAPFLSFLAWYGTFILPKHIYEKYSDWLDPKNPYLNKPIGCGPFKFVEWVKGDHITLVANENYFRGRPGIDKIIYKIIPDASAALQAFLAGEGDVLGQRPPLTEIPRLKSTPGVSVSIRPVPSRWYLGFNLKRPYLQDVRVRLAIAYAINRKELVEKAENGLGYPAEGTYVPAIKWAYNPNAKLPEYNPEKAKQLLDEAGFKDINGDGFRETPDGKPLELRLLYFTGSDTNAICTLIKEQLAKVGLKVKLESYEIATWEQKVVKERDFDLALVDGFQGPDPANMEIRFKSTAYINFAGYNNTEFDKLLEEAAKTTDTEKRKELYWKAQEILAKDLPYLPLVDLVAISVWRSEFHGMPWEDEAVGKVGIGSYAMVWWEKGKPIEETTNKPTSETKTSISSASPTQTATKEKGVCGPASILSLIIIPVVFRLKRRFSS, encoded by the coding sequence ATGAAAAAGAGAAGTTTGTTTGTAATAACACTCTTTCTCGTTTTAGTAGTTAGCCAATTAGGAATTGCCAAGGCCTCAGAAGTGAAGGTATTTCCAGGTGTCAAAAGAATCGGAGGAACACTAATAGTTCTTTATTGGGGCGATCCAAAGAGCTTCAATCCAGATGCACAGGTAGACGATGCAGGATATGGAATAGCGAATCAGATATTCTGTAAGCTCGTGACCTTAGATAGGGACTACAACGTAATTCCAGATCTCGCTTATAAATGGGAAATTAGTGACGACGGCAAGGTTTATACATTCTATCTTAACCCAAATGCAACATGGCATGATGGCGTTCCGGTGACAGCTGAAGATGTAAAATGGACTTTTGAGGCCATAAAAAAGTACAAGGGGATCGCCTATGGAATAATCCATGCCGATAACATAGAGAAAATCGAGGTAGTTGACAACTATACAGTGCGCTTTTATCTAAAGGAGCCCTTTGCACCATTCTTGTCATTCCTAGCATGGTATGGAACGTTTATACTACCAAAGCACATTTATGAGAAATATAGTGACTGGTTAGATCCAAAGAACCCCTACTTAAACAAGCCCATTGGATGTGGGCCCTTCAAGTTCGTTGAGTGGGTAAAGGGAGATCACATAACACTAGTCGCTAACGAAAATTACTTCAGGGGAAGACCGGGAATTGACAAGATCATTTACAAGATAATACCTGACGCTTCCGCAGCATTGCAGGCTTTCTTAGCTGGTGAAGGAGACGTCCTTGGTCAAAGACCTCCTCTAACCGAAATTCCAAGATTGAAGTCCACTCCTGGTGTATCTGTCTCGATAAGGCCAGTTCCTAGCAGGTGGTATCTAGGGTTTAACCTCAAACGCCCATATCTCCAAGATGTAAGGGTTAGACTGGCAATAGCATATGCAATAAATAGAAAAGAGCTAGTAGAAAAAGCTGAGAATGGACTCGGTTACCCAGCAGAGGGAACATATGTACCTGCAATTAAGTGGGCCTATAATCCAAACGCTAAATTACCTGAATATAATCCAGAGAAGGCAAAACAATTATTAGATGAGGCAGGATTTAAAGATATCAACGGAGATGGGTTTAGGGAAACTCCTGATGGAAAGCCTCTTGAACTTAGACTGCTTTACTTTACTGGAAGCGATACAAATGCCATATGTACTTTAATCAAGGAGCAACTAGCAAAGGTAGGATTGAAGGTTAAGCTTGAAAGTTACGAGATAGCAACATGGGAACAAAAAGTTGTTAAAGAAAGAGACTTCGATTTAGCCCTCGTAGATGGATTCCAGGGTCCTGACCCTGCAAACATGGAAATAAGATTTAAATCAACGGCATATATAAATTTTGCTGGATATAACAATACAGAGTTTGACAAACTCCTCGAAGAAGCTGCTAAGACCACAGATACAGAAAAGAGAAAGGAGCTATACTGGAAAGCTCAGGAGATTCTCGCTAAGGATCTTCCGTATTTACCTCTCGTGGATCTTGTGGCAATTTCAGTATGGAGAAGTGAATTCCATGGAATGCCCTGGGAAGACGAAGCAGTAGGGAAAGTCGGAATTGGAAGTTATGCTATGGTATGGTGGGAGAAAGGAAAGCCGATAGAAGAAACTACTAATAAACCTACTTCAGAGACAAAAACTTCCATCTCGAGTGCGTCGCCAACTCAAACAGCCACTAAAGAGAAGGGAGTCTGTGGACCGGCAAGTATCCTCAGCTTGATCATAATTCCAGTAGTCTTTAGATTGAAACGTAGATTTTCTTCTTGA
- a CDS encoding LEA type 2 family protein, with protein sequence MRLKSWVIVVGIVIVLSISFFLSENMIIVPKVSVSSMKIQIGGLVNSSLVVTLKIYNPNPTPITITGIEYALYCDDGVMISKENITKSIVIPGESVEYLDLVVKMRYGTLKAIWGELEATDRINWYLKGKLYAKLEDKNITISFNWRN encoded by the coding sequence ATGAGATTGAAATCCTGGGTAATAGTAGTAGGTATTGTTATTGTATTATCCATCAGCTTCTTCCTAAGCGAGAACATGATAATTGTACCCAAAGTTAGTGTTTCGAGCATGAAGATCCAGATAGGGGGACTCGTAAACTCTTCTCTTGTTGTAACCCTCAAGATTTACAACCCTAATCCTACTCCAATTACAATTACGGGAATTGAATACGCATTATATTGTGATGATGGAGTGATGATCTCGAAGGAAAATATAACAAAATCTATCGTAATCCCGGGTGAAAGCGTTGAATATCTCGATCTTGTAGTTAAAATGAGATATGGAACGTTAAAGGCAATATGGGGAGAATTAGAAGCAACAGATAGAATTAATTGGTATCTTAAGGGGAAACTATATGCTAAGCTTGAAGATAAAAATATTACTATATCATTTAATTGGAGAAATTGA
- a CDS encoding PPC domain-containing DNA-binding protein, which translates to MFSLGRTYLFRVPEGEELLTYIKNFCKKEGIETAIINGIGTLKNPKIGYFLEEKKEYKVIPLKGSYELISLIGNVSLKDGEPFVHAHVSLGNEEGIVFGGHLVEGEVFVAEIFLQELKGEKIERKPTKYGLALWEELKL; encoded by the coding sequence ATGTTCTCGCTCGGTAGGACATACCTCTTTAGGGTGCCTGAGGGGGAGGAGTTGCTAACCTACATCAAAAACTTCTGCAAGAAGGAAGGTATAGAAACGGCCATCATAAATGGAATTGGGACACTCAAGAACCCTAAAATAGGATATTTCTTAGAGGAAAAGAAGGAATATAAGGTGATACCCCTTAAAGGAAGTTATGAACTGATATCCCTAATCGGGAACGTAAGCCTTAAGGATGGGGAACCTTTTGTACATGCCCACGTCTCATTAGGGAACGAGGAGGGAATAGTATTCGGAGGCCATCTAGTTGAAGGAGAAGTGTTTGTCGCGGAAATTTTCCTTCAGGAACTAAAGGGAGAAAAGATCGAGAGAAAGCCCACTAAATATGGTCTAGCACTTTGGGAAGAATTAAAACTTTAG